DNA sequence from the Paenibacillus physcomitrellae genome:
TATTCATTCACGGCCTGCAAGCTCTGCATCGGTTCCCCCGTTCTCCCGAAGGAGATTCAGCGAGACTGGTTCATGGAACCAAAGGATCGAAGTGACGCAACGGCGTCAGCCAATTACGCAATTCGATTACTGAAAAGATTCTATCCTTTTTGGATACCGGTTGTAAAGGAGTAATCAACCACGTATTTAAAAATAAATGGTTAAAAATCTGTAATAATCAGCGATTTATTAATTAAAATTCTTTAATATGTCCCGAATGCTCCTTTTTTCACTCTTTTTGCTCCCGATTTCAGCGGATACCAAATCGTTCCAGCGCATTTCGGGTTGTCAGGCTTGCAATTTCTTCCAAAGTTACGCCTTTAAGCTCAGCGGCCGTTTCTGCTACCAATTTGACGTAACCGGACTCATTTCTTTTGCCCCGGAAAGGATGCGGAGTCAAATATGGAGCATCCGTTTCGAGCAATAAACGGTCATCCGGAACCTGAACGAGGACCTCTTTAGGTTGTCTGGCATTTTTGAACGTGATCGGTCCGCCGAACGAAAGATGGAATCCCATATTCAGACAAATTTTGGCGGTTTCCCAGCTGCCCGAGAAGGAGTGCATAATGCCTCCAACTTCGCTTGCTTTTTCCTCGCGTAAAATTTTGACCACATCTTCATGGGCATCGCGATTGTGGATCACGATAGGCATTTTCAGCTCTCTGGCCAGGCCGATCTGGCGGCGGAAAACCTGCTGCTGCACGTCTTTCGGCGACGTGTCCCAATGATAGTCCAGGCCGATTTCCCCGATCGCAACCACCTTCTCATGCTGGCAGAGCTCCGCAATCCATTCCAGGTCACCGTCTCTCATCGTGATGGCATCTACGGGATGCCAGCCGACAGCCGCGTAAATAAAATCATACGTTTCGGCAAGTTTCATCGTCGTTGGAATCGTTTCCCTATTGAATCCGACATTTACCATGCGGGTAACGCCTTGTTCAACAGCCCTCGCTATCACTTCCTCCCGGTCCCCGTCAAATTGTTCCGCATCCAGATGTGTGTGCGTGTCAAATAACATAGCTGAAATTCCTCCTTAAATGTTAAAAAAAGCTCGAATCTCTGCAGGCAGCTTGTCCTTAACGTTTTGAAGCTTATCCTGCGGGTAATATAGCTGGTAGCGGCCTCGGTGAATCCCGCTTATCGAACGAACGATATCGGAAACCTCGGAAATCTCCTTCAGCTGTTCCTGCCGGTCAAGCAGCAGAATTTGATTGGTCGTAAGTCCGTCCTCCGGTTTGAATATGTCATAAGGCAAATCCGCCGGCGAATCAATTTCCAGATCATATATAGGGTTCAAACCGGCTGCCTCGAAGGCCTGCCTGATTTCTTCAACGGACTCGCTGTCCGATTGTTCGATTTCTACATATTTATACAGATTCCGATTCATGAAACGCCCACATAAGTCTTTAAGCACGGCGTCTTCTTCATTTTGCCATTTTAAGAAAACGGTTTGGATCAGCGCTTCATCAAGCTGGAGATATTCCGCTACCGTCAGCTCCCGGGTAAACAGACCTGGAAGCGGGTCAAGCATCATTTTGAATGAATATCCGGATGCCCACAGCTCCTTGGCCCTGCGGAAAATCTGCCGAAGCAGGATCTCCGAGCTGCGCGTAACCGGGTGGAAATAAACCTGCCAGTACATTTGATAGCGGGCCATTAAATAATCCTCTACCGCATGCATGCCTGATTCCTTGACGACTACCCGGCCGTGAAACGGACGAAGCATCCGCAGAATCCGGTCAATGTCGATGGTCCCATAGTTTACGCCCGTAAAATAGGCATCGCGGAGCAGGTAGTCCATCCGGTCCGCATCGAGCGGGCTGGATACCAGGTTTACGACAACCGGTTTGTCGTAGTCCTTTCTAATTACTGCGGCCACCTTATCTGGGAAATTCTCCGAAATCTGCTTCAGCAGCCGGTTTACTTCCGTATCGCCGAGCAGGATTTTGCAGGTCCAGTCTTCGTGGTCCATTTCAAAAGCTTCCTCTATAGAATGCGAAAAAGGTCCATGGCCCAAATCATGCAGCAGCGCCGCGCACAAGGCCACCATCCGCTCTTCCTTCGGCCAATCGCTGTACCCGCTTCGTTCAAACTGGGAAATGATGCGCCGCGTAATTTCATAAACGCCCAAGGAATGGGAGAACCGGCTGTGCTCCGCCCCATGGAAGGTCAGAAAGGTCGTGCCCAGCTGGCGGATACGCCGCAAACGCTGAAATTCGGGCGTGTTGATCAAAGCCCAAATCAGCTCGTCCTGAACATGAATATAGTTATGTACGGGATCTTTAAATACTTTTTCCTCACCAAGCGGCTGCCGCATGAAGAATACCTCCTTTTTGTCGAAAAGAAATATCGTTTCGACATCATTTGTCGAATTATGTAGAATATTAGAATGATTTCTTGTATCCTTTACATTATCGGTATTTTTCAGAAAAACGTTGATAAATCACTGTTTTCCCCTCTTGCCAAATTTTAATTAAGGAATAGAAGCGCATATTTTCCATTAATAGGTTGACTATTATGGCAATGGTTGGTATTATGATTATCATAAAAGATAGAATCATGTCGAATAATGGCATTTTAAATTGATAGCGAGAGGGGCAATCATCGGTTATGATGAAATCAACAGGTATTGTAAGAAAAGTAGACGAATTGGGACGCGTTGTTATCCCTATTGAATTGCGCCGTACACTTGGCATCGGTGAGAAGGATGCCCTTGAGATTTATGTAGACGGCGAACGGATCATGCTCAAGAAATATGAACCGGCTTGCATCTTCTGCGGAAATGCAGAGAACGTCACTTATTTCAAAGGAAAAATTGTTTGTCACGAATGTCTTAGTGAAATGCCTACACCTGTGACAAATTAAGATTTATAGGTTATAATAGGTTTACTGAAAATTGTTAATTCTAACCTTTTCATATCTCCTTGTACCTTCCTTGGCATGAACCCGGCCAAGTGAAGGTCTTTTTTTTGTTCATATTCACAAATTTTTCTTCTATTATAACCCGCTTATAATAACGCATTGTAAATATCCCTTTTGGATACACCGCGGTCAGCTGCAGTTCTCTTCATCGCGTCCTTCCGGGGCAGCCCTTCCCGCTCATAATGCTCGACATGCTGCTCCAGAGTCAGCTCCTGCCACCAAAGCCCCTGCTGCTCCTCCAGTTCACCGGCTTGAATCCCTTCGACCACAAGGCAGTATTCGCCAAGCGGCGGATGCTCCTCCAGCCAGGCCAAGCAGGACTCAAACGTTCCCCGCGC
Encoded proteins:
- a CDS encoding TatD family hydrolase; its protein translation is MLFDTHTHLDAEQFDGDREEVIARAVEQGVTRMVNVGFNRETIPTTMKLAETYDFIYAAVGWHPVDAITMRDGDLEWIAELCQHEKVVAIGEIGLDYHWDTSPKDVQQQVFRRQIGLARELKMPIVIHNRDAHEDVVKILREEKASEVGGIMHSFSGSWETAKICLNMGFHLSFGGPITFKNARQPKEVLVQVPDDRLLLETDAPYLTPHPFRGKRNESGYVKLVAETAAELKGVTLEEIASLTTRNALERFGIR
- a CDS encoding HD domain-containing protein encodes the protein MRQPLGEEKVFKDPVHNYIHVQDELIWALINTPEFQRLRRIRQLGTTFLTFHGAEHSRFSHSLGVYEITRRIISQFERSGYSDWPKEERMVALCAALLHDLGHGPFSHSIEEAFEMDHEDWTCKILLGDTEVNRLLKQISENFPDKVAAVIRKDYDKPVVVNLVSSPLDADRMDYLLRDAYFTGVNYGTIDIDRILRMLRPFHGRVVVKESGMHAVEDYLMARYQMYWQVYFHPVTRSSEILLRQIFRRAKELWASGYSFKMMLDPLPGLFTRELTVAEYLQLDEALIQTVFLKWQNEEDAVLKDLCGRFMNRNLYKYVEIEQSDSESVEEIRQAFEAAGLNPIYDLEIDSPADLPYDIFKPEDGLTTNQILLLDRQEQLKEISEVSDIVRSISGIHRGRYQLYYPQDKLQNVKDKLPAEIRAFFNI
- a CDS encoding AbrB/MazE/SpoVT family DNA-binding domain-containing protein; protein product: MMKSTGIVRKVDELGRVVIPIELRRTLGIGEKDALEIYVDGERIMLKKYEPACIFCGNAENVTYFKGKIVCHECLSEMPTPVTN